The following are encoded together in the Blautia obeum ATCC 29174 genome:
- the der gene encoding ribosome biogenesis GTPase Der, with the protein MSKPVVAIVGRPNVGKSTLFNALAGEMISIVKDTPGVTRDRIYADVTWLDKSFTLIDTGGIEPDSGDIILSQMREQAQIAIDTADVIVFITDVQQGLVDSDAKVADMLRRSQKPVVLVVNKVDSVQKYMMDVYEFYNLGIGEPVAISAANRTGIGDMLDEIIKEFPEDLDAEEDDDIPKVAVVGKPNVGKSSLINKLLGEDRVIVSDIAGTTRDAVDAKVKWKDREYIFIDTAGLRRKGKIKEEIERYSVIRTVTAVERADVVVVVIDATEGVTEQDAKIAGIAHERGKGVIIAVNKWDAVEKDDKTIYKHTNRIREVLAYMPYAELVFISAKSGQRLPKLFETIDAVIENQTLRIQTGVLNEILSEAVAMQQPPSDRGKRLKIFYMTQVGVKPPTFVIFVNDKELMHFSYTRYIENKVRDAFGFRGTSLKFIIRERGEKS; encoded by the coding sequence ATGAGCAAACCAGTAGTTGCAATAGTGGGAAGGCCTAATGTAGGCAAATCCACGTTATTTAATGCGCTGGCAGGTGAGATGATATCCATTGTAAAAGATACACCGGGGGTTACCCGTGACAGAATCTACGCAGATGTGACATGGCTGGATAAGTCTTTCACACTGATCGATACAGGTGGTATTGAGCCGGACAGCGGAGATATTATTTTATCACAGATGAGAGAACAGGCACAGATCGCGATCGATACTGCGGATGTCATTGTGTTTATCACAGACGTGCAGCAGGGGCTTGTTGATTCCGATGCAAAAGTGGCAGATATGCTTCGTAGAAGCCAGAAACCGGTCGTTCTTGTTGTAAATAAAGTTGACAGCGTTCAAAAATATATGATGGACGTTTATGAATTTTATAATCTTGGAATCGGAGAGCCGGTAGCAATTTCTGCGGCCAACCGTACCGGTATCGGTGATATGCTGGATGAGATCATTAAGGAATTCCCGGAAGATCTGGATGCAGAAGAAGATGACGATATCCCGAAGGTTGCAGTGGTTGGTAAACCAAACGTAGGTAAATCTTCTCTGATCAACAAACTTCTGGGCGAAGACCGAGTGATTGTTTCTGATATCGCAGGAACTACCAGAGATGCAGTCGATGCCAAAGTAAAATGGAAAGACAGGGAATACATTTTTATTGACACAGCAGGACTTCGCCGTAAAGGTAAGATCAAAGAAGAAATTGAGCGTTACAGCGTGATTCGTACCGTAACAGCAGTTGAACGGGCAGATGTGGTCGTTGTAGTGATCGATGCAACCGAAGGTGTAACCGAGCAGGATGCAAAGATCGCCGGAATCGCACATGAGCGCGGCAAGGGTGTTATCATAGCTGTCAATAAATGGGATGCAGTTGAAAAGGATGATAAAACCATCTACAAACACACAAACCGTATCCGTGAAGTGCTGGCATATATGCCTTATGCGGAGCTTGTATTTATTTCTGCAAAATCAGGTCAGAGACTTCCAAAACTTTTTGAAACCATTGATGCAGTTATTGAAAACCAGACACTTCGTATCCAGACAGGTGTACTGAATGAGATTCTGTCCGAGGCAGTGGCTATGCAGCAGCCACCGTCAGACAGAGGAAAACGTCTCAAGATTTTCTATATGACACAGGTGGGGGTTAAGCCGCCTACATTTGTGATTTTTGTAAATGACAAAGAACTGATGCATTTTTCATATACAAGATATATTGAGAATAAAGTTCGCGATGCGTTTGGATTCCGCGGAACTTCTCTGAAATTTATTATCCGTGAACGCGGGGAAAAGAGCTGA
- the plsY gene encoding glycerol-3-phosphate 1-O-acyltransferase PlsY codes for MLERLICILIGYVFGLFQTSYIIGKIHKTDIREHGSGNAGTTNALRTFGKKAGAMTLLGDCLKCVFAIVAVRLIFKEKSADILPLLSIYAAAGCVLGHNFPVTLGFRGGKGIAASVGFLIAFDWRLFVLCAIVFFVLFLGTHYVSLCSLSCYLVALIAMIVRGEMGGYGMDRSHTTEMYIVMGFLTVLAFWRHRANIVRLANGTENKVFLGKTKKG; via the coding sequence ATGTTGGAACGTTTGATCTGTATTCTGATAGGCTATGTTTTTGGCCTGTTTCAGACTTCGTACATTATTGGAAAAATACACAAAACAGATATCCGTGAGCATGGAAGCGGAAATGCGGGCACAACGAATGCGCTGCGTACCTTTGGAAAAAAAGCCGGAGCAATGACACTTCTGGGAGACTGCCTGAAATGCGTGTTTGCAATTGTTGCGGTACGACTGATTTTTAAAGAAAAAAGTGCGGATATCCTGCCGCTGCTCTCTATTTATGCAGCTGCGGGATGCGTGCTTGGACATAATTTTCCGGTAACGCTTGGGTTCCGCGGTGGCAAGGGGATTGCTGCATCGGTAGGATTTCTGATCGCATTTGACTGGAGACTGTTTGTTCTCTGTGCAATCGTATTTTTTGTATTATTTTTGGGTACACATTATGTTTCTTTATGTTCTCTGAGCTGTTATCTGGTGGCACTGATCGCAATGATCGTGCGTGGAGAGATGGGCGGCTATGGCATGGACAGAAGTCATACGACAGAAATGTACATAGTAATGGGATTCCTGACGGTGCTGGCTTTCTGGAGACACAGGGCAAATATTGTCCGCCTTGCAAATGGAACAGAAAACAAAGTTTTCCTTGGAAAAACAAAGAAAGGTTAA
- a CDS encoding NAD(P)H-dependent glycerol-3-phosphate dehydrogenase, which produces MAKISVLGAGSWGTALSVLLNNNGHEVRLWSRFQEEVDTLKQTRELTSKLPGVHIPENIDLTADVKNCVETAEVIVLAVPSPYVRGTAELMAPYVKDEQIIVNVAKGIEEKTLMTMTDIISEEIPAAGVYVLSGPSHAEEVGRGIPTTCVISGPKRETAEYIQGIFMSPVFRVYTTPDTLGVELGGSLKNVIALAAGTADGLGYGDNTKAALITRGIAEIARLGTKMGAHMETFYGLSGMGDLIVTCASVHSRNRKAGYLMGKGYTMQQAMNEVKMVVEGVYSAKAAKSLAEKYDVEMPIIMEVNKVLFEDKSAADAVRDLMVRDKKVETPMLPW; this is translated from the coding sequence ATGGCAAAAATCAGTGTGTTGGGAGCCGGAAGCTGGGGAACCGCACTTTCCGTTCTTTTGAATAATAATGGGCATGAAGTGCGTCTCTGGTCCAGATTTCAGGAAGAAGTAGATACTCTGAAACAAACAAGAGAGCTTACTTCCAAACTTCCGGGGGTTCATATTCCGGAAAACATTGATCTTACTGCAGACGTGAAGAACTGCGTGGAGACGGCTGAGGTGATTGTTCTGGCTGTGCCGTCCCCTTATGTCAGAGGTACAGCTGAATTAATGGCACCTTATGTAAAAGATGAGCAGATTATTGTCAATGTCGCAAAAGGAATTGAAGAAAAAACTCTGATGACCATGACAGATATCATCAGCGAAGAGATTCCGGCAGCGGGTGTTTATGTGCTTTCAGGACCAAGCCATGCGGAGGAAGTGGGAAGAGGGATTCCGACGACCTGTGTGATCAGCGGACCGAAGAGAGAGACAGCAGAATACATTCAGGGGATTTTTATGAGCCCTGTATTTCGTGTGTATACAACACCGGATACACTTGGCGTAGAGCTGGGTGGTTCTCTGAAAAATGTCATTGCTCTTGCTGCCGGTACAGCAGATGGACTTGGCTATGGTGATAATACAAAAGCAGCTCTTATTACCAGAGGAATTGCGGAAATTGCACGTCTGGGAACAAAAATGGGCGCACATATGGAGACGTTCTATGGATTGTCCGGGATGGGGGATCTGATCGTTACCTGTGCAAGTGTTCACAGCCGTAACCGCAAGGCTGGTTACCTGATGGGCAAAGGCTATACTATGCAGCAGGCGATGAATGAAGTCAAAATGGTAGTAGAGGGTGTTTACTCTGCGAAAGCGGCCAAGAGTCTGGCGGAAAAATACGATGTGGAAATGCCGATTATTATGGAAGTGAACAAGGTCCTTTTTGAAGATAAGTCAGCAGCGGATGCGGTGCGAGACCTGATGGTCCGTGACAAAAAAGTAGAGACTCCGATGCTTCCGTGGTAG
- a CDS encoding aldo/keto reductase — protein sequence MTTSVFLNNDRTMPLLGLGLYKTTDAVEAEDAIAAAVQNGYRLLDTASAYKNEEFVGCGIAKCGVPRKDLFITTKIWNNAQRLGDVEGAFQRSLDRLGLDYIDLYLIHWPVPGCFLNTWKDMEKILESGRALSIGVSNFEIRHLEELRRVSGIVPAVNQIECHPLCYPKELIEYCQANDIQVQAYAPLARGAYLDNDVLCVLGTKYAHTPAQIGLRWAVQKGISVIPKSVHPERIASNARIFDFTIDQEDMDLLDTLNQNYHSSSIPEDLRDIVF from the coding sequence TTGACAACTTCCGTATTTTTAAACAACGACAGAACCATGCCTCTTCTGGGCCTTGGCCTTTATAAAACAACTGACGCAGTCGAAGCCGAAGATGCGATTGCCGCCGCTGTACAGAATGGATATCGCCTTTTGGATACCGCTTCTGCATATAAGAACGAAGAATTCGTCGGATGTGGAATTGCCAAATGCGGTGTTCCAAGAAAAGATCTTTTTATCACAACCAAGATCTGGAACAACGCTCAGCGTCTTGGTGATGTAGAAGGAGCTTTTCAGCGCAGTCTGGATCGTCTCGGTCTTGATTATATCGATCTGTATCTGATTCACTGGCCGGTACCTGGCTGCTTTCTGAACACCTGGAAAGATATGGAAAAGATTCTTGAATCAGGACGAGCTTTATCTATTGGTGTCAGTAATTTTGAAATTCGCCATCTGGAAGAGCTCCGGAGAGTTTCCGGCATCGTACCCGCTGTCAATCAGATAGAATGTCATCCACTCTGTTATCCAAAAGAGCTTATTGAATACTGTCAGGCAAACGACATTCAGGTACAGGCATATGCTCCATTGGCCAGAGGCGCTTATTTGGACAATGATGTCTTATGTGTACTTGGCACCAAATATGCACACACGCCAGCACAGATAGGTCTTCGCTGGGCTGTACAGAAGGGAATCTCTGTCATTCCCAAATCCGTTCATCCAGAGCGTATTGCTTCTAATGCAAGGATTTTTGATTTTACGATCGATCAGGAGGATATGGATCTTCTGGATACTCTGAATCAGAATTACCACAGTTCATCTATTCCAGAAGATCTGAGAGATATTGTTTTTTAG
- a CDS encoding cobalt transporter: MHLIKDENGNLVQHGHEHTPEHSHEHTHADGVTHTHAHTHGDGDHTHSHGDCGSCEGGDCKKETIALLTYMLQHNEHHAAELDQMADNLQKMGLDNSAKTIKEAVADFQKGNMRLGLALTLVKEEMK, encoded by the coding sequence ATGCATCTTATTAAGGATGAGAACGGAAATCTTGTCCAGCATGGACATGAACATACACCGGAACATTCACATGAACACACACACGCAGATGGCGTGACACATACACATGCTCATACACATGGCGACGGAGATCATACACATTCTCATGGAGACTGTGGATCCTGCGAAGGCGGTGACTGCAAGAAAGAAACGATTGCACTGCTCACCTATATGCTGCAGCACAATGAACACCATGCAGCCGAACTTGATCAGATGGCTGACAATCTTCAGAAAATGGGACTTGATAATTCGGCAAAAACGATCAAAGAAGCAGTGGCTGATTTCCAGAAGGGAAATATGCGCCTTGGACTGGCACTTACTTTGGTAAAAGAAGAAATGAAATGA
- a CDS encoding CooT family nickel-binding protein: MCLATVYKESDDSVIFKNVSRIDVDGNKLVLRDIMGDERVVEGRILMVDLANSIVKLSCE, encoded by the coding sequence ATGTGTCTTGCAACAGTATATAAAGAAAGTGATGATTCTGTGATATTCAAAAATGTATCCAGAATCGATGTAGATGGAAATAAACTTGTGCTCAGAGATATTATGGGAGATGAGAGGGTAGTCGAAGGACGTATTCTTATGGTAGACCTGGCAAACAGCATTGTAAAACTCAGCTGTGAATAA
- a CDS encoding AAA family ATPase, with product MAHVIAVAGKGGVGKTTLCGMLIQYLCEQGKGPILAVDADANSNLNEVLGVEVETTLGDVREEIAQAELVKESPIPKGMSKADYAEMRFEDALTEEDDFDLLVMGRTQGKGCYCYVNGLLQAQLAKYQNHYPYIVVDNEAGMEHISRGVLPSMQTAILVSDCSRRGIQAVGRIAKLIDECNMHPETVGLIVNRAPKGELNDGIKEEIEKQGLHLLGVVPQDETVYEYDCEGRPTAALPEDNPVKVALKEIVKKLNL from the coding sequence ATGGCACACGTAATTGCTGTCGCCGGAAAAGGCGGCGTTGGTAAAACTACTTTATGCGGAATGCTGATCCAGTATCTCTGCGAACAGGGCAAAGGACCAATCCTTGCAGTGGATGCAGATGCAAACTCTAATCTTAATGAAGTCCTCGGAGTTGAGGTTGAGACCACTCTCGGCGACGTAAGAGAAGAAATCGCACAGGCAGAACTTGTCAAAGAAAGTCCGATTCCTAAGGGAATGTCCAAGGCAGATTATGCGGAGATGCGTTTTGAAGATGCTTTGACAGAAGAAGATGATTTTGATCTGCTGGTTATGGGCAGAACACAGGGAAAAGGCTGCTATTGCTATGTCAATGGTCTTCTTCAGGCACAGCTTGCAAAATATCAGAATCATTATCCTTATATTGTGGTAGACAATGAGGCTGGTATGGAACATATCAGCAGAGGCGTTCTTCCGTCCATGCAGACGGCAATCCTTGTCAGTGACTGCTCCAGAAGAGGAATTCAGGCAGTTGGCAGAATTGCAAAGCTGATCGATGAATGTAATATGCATCCGGAAACAGTCGGTCTGATCGTTAACCGTGCACCGAAAGGTGAACTGAACGATGGAATCAAAGAAGAAATAGAAAAACAGGGACTTCATCTTCTCGGTGTGGTACCGCAGGATGAAACTGTTTATGAGTATGACTGCGAAGGCCGTCCGACAGCAGCTCTGCCGGAGGATAATCCGGTTAAGGTTGCACTGAAAGAAATTGTAAAAAAATTAAATCTTTAA
- the cooS gene encoding anaerobic carbon-monoxide dehydrogenase catalytic subunit, whose product MSEFKLTTVEEFEAATERLLETGAKVGADAWQFRVKNQTPHCKFGEQGICCRICAMGPCRITPKAPRGVCGCDAHGIVGRNFLKFTAGGAATHSDHGREICHTLYCAKEGGNYQVKDPEKLLRIAKEWGVETEGKDIYDLAHEMAELGLMEYGKPFGYQRFLDRMPAGQKEKLIENEIAPRAIDREVASSLHMTHMGCSSLPEALVKQSLRCGLADGWGGSMMGTEFSDVLFGTPKPIDTEANLGVMVEENVNIVVHGHDPSLSEMICEYADSKEMIDYAKSVGAKGITVSGVCCTSNEVAMRRGIPMAGNFLQQENVVLTGACEAIVVDVQCIFPALGPLSKCFHTKFVTTSPIAQMPDSEFIRFNAETAGENAKAIVKMAIDNFKNRKPELVHIPQLKQKATVGYSLEAIVKVLDGVTNSQVDVTGTTKPLLECITSGVIRGAVAMVGCNNPKIRPDYAHIELMKKCIANDIVIIASGCSAQAAAKAGLMDKSARELCGAGLKRVCELADIPPVLHMGSCVDISRMMLLAAELAKDSGLQINQLPVVGCAPEWMSEKAVSIGNYVVATGIDTFLGVDPYVSGSSEMCELLTEGTRKWTGAAYTVETDIEKLVDLMIERIEEKRTALGI is encoded by the coding sequence ATGAGTGAATTCAAATTAACTACAGTGGAAGAATTTGAAGCTGCTACCGAAAGACTGTTAGAGACAGGCGCGAAGGTAGGCGCGGACGCATGGCAGTTTCGAGTAAAGAATCAGACTCCACACTGTAAGTTCGGTGAGCAGGGTATCTGTTGCCGAATCTGTGCTATGGGACCATGTCGTATTACACCTAAGGCTCCAAGAGGAGTTTGCGGATGCGATGCACACGGTATCGTAGGAAGAAACTTCCTGAAATTCACAGCTGGTGGTGCAGCTACTCACTCTGATCACGGTCGTGAAATCTGCCACACACTGTACTGCGCAAAAGAAGGCGGAAACTATCAGGTAAAAGATCCTGAAAAGCTGCTCCGCATCGCTAAAGAATGGGGCGTAGAAACAGAAGGAAAAGACATTTATGATCTGGCTCACGAGATGGCTGAACTTGGCCTTATGGAATATGGTAAACCGTTCGGATACCAGAGATTCCTCGACAGAATGCCGGCTGGACAGAAAGAAAAACTTATCGAAAATGAAATCGCACCACGTGCGATCGACCGTGAAGTTGCAAGTTCTCTGCATATGACTCATATGGGATGTTCTTCTCTTCCGGAAGCACTTGTAAAACAGTCTCTCCGCTGCGGCCTTGCAGATGGATGGGGCGGTTCCATGATGGGAACAGAGTTCTCTGACGTACTTTTCGGAACTCCGAAGCCGATCGACACAGAAGCAAACCTTGGTGTTATGGTTGAAGAAAACGTAAACATCGTTGTACACGGACATGACCCGAGTCTTTCTGAAATGATCTGTGAATATGCAGACAGCAAAGAAATGATCGATTATGCAAAATCCGTAGGAGCAAAAGGAATCACTGTTTCCGGTGTATGCTGTACTTCAAACGAAGTAGCAATGCGTCGTGGTATTCCAATGGCAGGTAACTTCCTGCAGCAGGAAAACGTTGTTCTGACAGGCGCCTGCGAAGCAATCGTAGTTGATGTTCAGTGTATCTTCCCTGCATTAGGACCTCTGAGCAAATGCTTCCATACAAAATTCGTTACAACTTCTCCGATCGCTCAGATGCCAGATTCTGAATTCATCAGATTCAACGCTGAAACAGCTGGAGAAAATGCAAAAGCAATCGTTAAGATGGCTATCGATAACTTCAAGAACAGAAAACCAGAACTTGTACATATCCCGCAGCTGAAACAGAAAGCTACCGTTGGTTACTCTCTGGAAGCAATTGTAAAAGTTCTTGATGGTGTTACAAACTCTCAGGTTGATGTAACAGGAACAACAAAACCATTACTTGAGTGTATCACTTCCGGTGTTATCCGTGGTGCTGTTGCTATGGTTGGATGTAACAACCCGAAAATCCGTCCTGACTATGCACATATCGAACTGATGAAGAAATGTATCGCAAACGATATCGTTATCATCGCTTCCGGATGTTCCGCACAGGCAGCTGCAAAGGCTGGTCTGATGGACAAATCCGCAAGAGAACTCTGCGGTGCAGGTCTGAAACGTGTATGTGAACTGGCTGATATCCCGCCTGTATTACATATGGGATCATGCGTAGATATTTCTCGTATGATGCTTCTGGCTGCTGAACTTGCAAAAGATTCAGGACTTCAGATCAACCAGCTTCCGGTAGTTGGATGTGCTCCTGAGTGGATGTCTGAAAAAGCTGTATCTATCGGTAACTACGTAGTAGCTACTGGTATTGATACATTCCTTGGTGTTGATCCATACGTTTCCGGTTCTTCAGAGATGTGCGAACTTCTTACAGAAGGAACAAGAAAATGGACAGGCGCAGCTTACACAGTAGAAACAGATATTGAGAAATTAGTTGATCTGATGATCGAAAGAATTGAAGAAAAGAGAACAGCATTAGGAATCTAA
- a CDS encoding AAA family ATPase, producing the protein MKIAVTGKGGVGKTTFAATLARLYAAEGRPVLAADVDPDANLGLALGFDEETLDSIVPISKMRKLVEERTGATAGNQFYHLNPKVDDIPDKYGKVCNGVRLLVLGTVETGGGGCVCPEHVMLKRIINNLVLRREDVVILDMEAGLEHLGRGTTEGVDAFIVVIEPGARSVQTYKNVKRLASDLGVAQVKVVANKVRNEEDEEFIRSRIPAEDLLGMLHYNTEVIDADRQGKSPYDFSQTVTAEITKIKEKIDQNSNL; encoded by the coding sequence ATGAAAATAGCAGTTACAGGAAAAGGCGGCGTAGGCAAAACTACTTTTGCAGCAACGCTCGCGAGGTTGTATGCAGCAGAGGGCAGACCGGTACTTGCAGCAGATGTGGATCCGGATGCAAATCTTGGCCTGGCGCTGGGATTTGACGAGGAAACGCTGGATTCCATCGTACCAATCTCCAAAATGCGTAAGCTTGTGGAGGAACGTACAGGTGCGACAGCAGGAAATCAGTTCTATCATCTGAATCCGAAAGTAGATGATATTCCGGATAAATATGGTAAGGTCTGCAATGGCGTGCGACTCCTTGTCCTGGGAACTGTCGAGACAGGCGGCGGCGGATGCGTATGTCCGGAACATGTAATGTTGAAACGTATTATCAACAATCTGGTACTGAGAAGAGAAGATGTGGTAATTCTTGATATGGAGGCCGGCCTGGAACATCTCGGCAGAGGAACCACAGAGGGAGTTGACGCATTTATCGTAGTGATCGAACCAGGTGCAAGAAGCGTACAGACATACAAAAATGTCAAACGTCTTGCCAGTGATCTGGGTGTTGCTCAGGTCAAGGTTGTGGCAAACAAGGTAAGAAATGAGGAGGATGAGGAATTTATCCGTTCCAGAATCCCGGCAGAAGACCTTCTTGGCATGCTCCATTACAACACGGAGGTTATAGATGCTGACCGTCAGGGAAAATCCCCTTATGATTTCAGTCAGACCGTAACAGCTGAGATCACAAAAATAAAAGAAAAGATTGATCAGAATTCAAATCTGTAA